One segment of Primulina tabacum isolate GXHZ01 chromosome 6, ASM2559414v2, whole genome shotgun sequence DNA contains the following:
- the LOC142548676 gene encoding homeobox-leucine zipper protein HDG1-like isoform X3, with product MVHSSSPQLIFNSSPLSLALQPKRENTAEMGLMGKGFDNNLSGRTKEDEFGSPSSDNFEAASGDDQETLENKSSKRKKYHRHTPFQIQELEACFKENPHPDEKSRLELGRRLGLDVRQVKFWFQNRRTQIKTQLERHENSILKQENDKLRIENITMKEAMRGPMCNNCGSPAILGEVHIEHHHLMIENARLKDELNRLGVLANKFLGTPAGSMHPVMGNSRFDLGVIRDGFCDLNYTESQLPLGLDFGDRVSSDFPLGPPIGLTMGMNSIDVPYNKSVFLDLALAAMNELIKLSQLDSPLWFRSLEGGGETLNLEEYRKTFSPCTGVSSSNLMTEATRSTGTIILNCEAIMETLLDVNRWTEMFPWIIGNASILDLVFSGSGGKRNGVLLLMEAEFQVLSPLVPVRQAKFLRFCKQHKEDVWAVVDVSIDTIFQNPSLNASVNCRRLPSGIVVQDMSNGSSKVTWIEHTEYDESAIHEIYKPLLRSGIGFGAQKWISILQRQCELAATITSSTVSAENNLALTLNGKKSLAKLAQRMTRNFCTGVCSTVHKWEIVQSDINTDDTKLAIRKSYGDLGEPSGVILSATTTVWMPVSPIRLFEFLQDEKARVHWDVLSQDGPTQQILYIPKSQEPGNSISILRGNAPPTSRNGVLILQDTFFDTSGSLIVHAAVEIAGMNMVMSGGDSSNLSFLPSGFAILPDCFPDSSKPPSANESGGSFLTLGFQILVNNLPAAKLTMESIYTIKSLIARTLHGIKTGLHSN from the exons ATGGTTCATTCATCTTCTCCTCAACTCATTTTCAACTCTTCGCCGCTTTCTCTTGCCCTG CAGCCAAAGAGGGAGAATACTGCGGAAATGGGGTTGATGGGGAAAGGTTTTGACAATAATTTAAGTGGAAGGACAAAGGAGGATGAGTTTGGGAGCCCTTCAAGCGATAACTTTGAAGCTGCATCAGGGGATGATCAAGAAACGCTTGAAAATAAGTCATCAAAAAGGAAGAAATATCACAGGCACACGCCTTTTCAAATTCAAGAACTCGAGGC TTGTTTCAAGGAAAATCCTCATCCTGACGAGAAATCAAGATTAGAACTAGGAAGAAGACTAGGATTGGATGTTAGGCAGGTCAAATTTTGGTTTCAGAATAGAAGGACTCAAATCAAG ACCCAATTAGAACGTCATGAAAATTCAATCCTAAAACAAGAAAATGATAAGCTCCGCATTGAGAACATTACCATGAAGGAAGCAATGAGAGGCCCAATGTGCAACAACTGTGGTAGCCCAGCTATTCTTGGGGAAGTGCATATTGAGCATCACCATCTAATGATCGAAAATGCACGTCTGAAAGATGAGCTTAACCGACTTGGAGTCTTGGCAAACAAATTCTTGGGTACACCTGCAGGTTCAATGCACCCTGTAATGGGAAACTCAAGATTTGATCTTGGTGTCATTAGGGATGGATTCTGTGATTTGAATTATACGGAATCTCAATTGCCCTTGGGACTTGATTTCGGCGATCGAGTTTCAAGTGATTTCCCTCTTGGGCCCCCAATCGGACTTACAATGGGCATGAATAGTATTGATGTTCCTTACAACAAATCCGTGTTTCTTGATCTGGCATTGGCTGCAATGAATGAGCTTATAAAGCTGTCCCAACTAGACAGCCCTCTATGGTTCCGAAGTTTGGAAGGAGGTGGAGAAACATTAAATCTTGAGGAGTACAGAAAGACATTTTCGCCTTGCACAGGTGTGAGTTCCAGTAATCTTATGACAGAAGCAACAAGATCTACTGGTACAATAATTCTAAACTGCGAGGCCATCATGGAAACTTTATTGGATGTG AATCGTTGGACAGAAATGTTTCCATGGATCATCGGCAACGCCTCAATTCTTGACTTGGTTTTTAGTGGCTCCGGTGGAAAACGAAACGGGGTACTGCTACTG ATGGAAGCTGAATTCCAAGTGTTATCACCTCTGGTACCTGTTCGGCAAGCAAAGTTTCTTCGTTTCTGCAAGCAGCATAAGGAAGACGTTTGGGCTGTCGTTGATGTGTCCATTGACACCATCTTCCAAAATCCAAGCTTAAATGCATCTGTCAATTGCAGGAGGCTCCCTTCCGGTATAGTTGTGCAAGATATGTCAAATGGTAGTTCAAAG GTTACCTGGATTGAGCACACGGAATACGATGAGAGTGCTATCCATGAAATCTACAAGCCATTACTTCGATCCGGCATAGGTTTTGGCGCCCAGAAATGGATTTCAATCCTGCAGCGGCAATGTGAGCTTGCTGCTACTATCACGTCTTCTACTGTCTCCGCAGAAAATAATTTGG CACTTACTCTGAATGGTAAGAAGAGCTTAGCAAAACTGGCACAACGAATGACTCGAAACTTCTGCACTGGTGTTTGTTCCACGGTTCACAAGTGGGAAATAGTGCAATCTGATATTAATACTGATGATACGAAGTTGGCGATACGTAAGAGCTATGGTGACTTGGGGGAGCCGTCTGGTGTCATACTGAGTGCTACTACGACTGTTTGGATGCCGGTGTCACCAATACGTTTGTTTGAATTCTTACAGGATGAAAAAGCCCGAGTCCATTGGGATGTCTTATCCCAAGATGGGCCGACACAGCAAATTTTGTACATCCCCAAAAGCCAGGAGCCTGGCAATAGTATTTCTATCCTCCGAGGCAAT GCTCCTCCTACCAGCCGAAACGGGGTGCTGATTTTGCAAGACACTTTCTTTGATACTTCAGGGTCACTCATAGTTCACGCAGCTGTTGAAATTGCCGGAATGAATATGGTGATGAGTGGGGGAGATTCTTCcaacttgtctttcttgcctTCTGGATTCGCAATTTTACCTGACTGTTTCCCGGATTCCAGCAAGCCCCCTAGTGCCAATGAGAGTGGTGGTTCTTTTCTGACTTTAGGATTCCAGATACTGGTGAACAACCTGCCAGCAGCCAAGCTAACAATGGAATCCATCTACACCATCAAATCCCTCATTGCTCGTACACTTCACGGTATCAAAACTGGACTCCATTCCAACTGA
- the LOC142548676 gene encoding homeobox-leucine zipper protein HDG1-like isoform X4, with product MVHSSSPQLIFNSSPLSLALPKRENTAEMGLMGKGFDNNLSGRTKEDEFGSPSSDNFEAASGDDQETLENKSSKRKKYHRHTPFQIQELEACFKENPHPDEKSRLELGRRLGLDVRQVKFWFQNRRTQIKTQLERHENSILKQENDKLRIENITMKEAMRGPMCNNCGSPAILGEVHIEHHHLMIENARLKDELNRLGVLANKFLGTPAGSMHPVMGNSRFDLGVIRDGFCDLNYTESQLPLGLDFGDRVSSDFPLGPPIGLTMGMNSIDVPYNKSVFLDLALAAMNELIKLSQLDSPLWFRSLEGGGETLNLEEYRKTFSPCTGVSSSNLMTEATRSTGTIILNCEAIMETLLDVNRWTEMFPWIIGNASILDLVFSGSGGKRNGVLLLMEAEFQVLSPLVPVRQAKFLRFCKQHKEDVWAVVDVSIDTIFQNPSLNASVNCRRLPSGIVVQDMSNGSSKVTWIEHTEYDESAIHEIYKPLLRSGIGFGAQKWISILQRQCELAATITSSTVSAENNLALTLNGKKSLAKLAQRMTRNFCTGVCSTVHKWEIVQSDINTDDTKLAIRKSYGDLGEPSGVILSATTTVWMPVSPIRLFEFLQDEKARVHWDVLSQDGPTQQILYIPKSQEPGNSISILRGNAPPTSRNGVLILQDTFFDTSGSLIVHAAVEIAGMNMVMSGGDSSNLSFLPSGFAILPDCFPDSSKPPSANESGGSFLTLGFQILVNNLPAAKLTMESIYTIKSLIARTLHGIKTGLHSN from the exons ATGGTTCATTCATCTTCTCCTCAACTCATTTTCAACTCTTCGCCGCTTTCTCTTGCCCTG CCAAAGAGGGAGAATACTGCGGAAATGGGGTTGATGGGGAAAGGTTTTGACAATAATTTAAGTGGAAGGACAAAGGAGGATGAGTTTGGGAGCCCTTCAAGCGATAACTTTGAAGCTGCATCAGGGGATGATCAAGAAACGCTTGAAAATAAGTCATCAAAAAGGAAGAAATATCACAGGCACACGCCTTTTCAAATTCAAGAACTCGAGGC TTGTTTCAAGGAAAATCCTCATCCTGACGAGAAATCAAGATTAGAACTAGGAAGAAGACTAGGATTGGATGTTAGGCAGGTCAAATTTTGGTTTCAGAATAGAAGGACTCAAATCAAG ACCCAATTAGAACGTCATGAAAATTCAATCCTAAAACAAGAAAATGATAAGCTCCGCATTGAGAACATTACCATGAAGGAAGCAATGAGAGGCCCAATGTGCAACAACTGTGGTAGCCCAGCTATTCTTGGGGAAGTGCATATTGAGCATCACCATCTAATGATCGAAAATGCACGTCTGAAAGATGAGCTTAACCGACTTGGAGTCTTGGCAAACAAATTCTTGGGTACACCTGCAGGTTCAATGCACCCTGTAATGGGAAACTCAAGATTTGATCTTGGTGTCATTAGGGATGGATTCTGTGATTTGAATTATACGGAATCTCAATTGCCCTTGGGACTTGATTTCGGCGATCGAGTTTCAAGTGATTTCCCTCTTGGGCCCCCAATCGGACTTACAATGGGCATGAATAGTATTGATGTTCCTTACAACAAATCCGTGTTTCTTGATCTGGCATTGGCTGCAATGAATGAGCTTATAAAGCTGTCCCAACTAGACAGCCCTCTATGGTTCCGAAGTTTGGAAGGAGGTGGAGAAACATTAAATCTTGAGGAGTACAGAAAGACATTTTCGCCTTGCACAGGTGTGAGTTCCAGTAATCTTATGACAGAAGCAACAAGATCTACTGGTACAATAATTCTAAACTGCGAGGCCATCATGGAAACTTTATTGGATGTG AATCGTTGGACAGAAATGTTTCCATGGATCATCGGCAACGCCTCAATTCTTGACTTGGTTTTTAGTGGCTCCGGTGGAAAACGAAACGGGGTACTGCTACTG ATGGAAGCTGAATTCCAAGTGTTATCACCTCTGGTACCTGTTCGGCAAGCAAAGTTTCTTCGTTTCTGCAAGCAGCATAAGGAAGACGTTTGGGCTGTCGTTGATGTGTCCATTGACACCATCTTCCAAAATCCAAGCTTAAATGCATCTGTCAATTGCAGGAGGCTCCCTTCCGGTATAGTTGTGCAAGATATGTCAAATGGTAGTTCAAAG GTTACCTGGATTGAGCACACGGAATACGATGAGAGTGCTATCCATGAAATCTACAAGCCATTACTTCGATCCGGCATAGGTTTTGGCGCCCAGAAATGGATTTCAATCCTGCAGCGGCAATGTGAGCTTGCTGCTACTATCACGTCTTCTACTGTCTCCGCAGAAAATAATTTGG CACTTACTCTGAATGGTAAGAAGAGCTTAGCAAAACTGGCACAACGAATGACTCGAAACTTCTGCACTGGTGTTTGTTCCACGGTTCACAAGTGGGAAATAGTGCAATCTGATATTAATACTGATGATACGAAGTTGGCGATACGTAAGAGCTATGGTGACTTGGGGGAGCCGTCTGGTGTCATACTGAGTGCTACTACGACTGTTTGGATGCCGGTGTCACCAATACGTTTGTTTGAATTCTTACAGGATGAAAAAGCCCGAGTCCATTGGGATGTCTTATCCCAAGATGGGCCGACACAGCAAATTTTGTACATCCCCAAAAGCCAGGAGCCTGGCAATAGTATTTCTATCCTCCGAGGCAAT GCTCCTCCTACCAGCCGAAACGGGGTGCTGATTTTGCAAGACACTTTCTTTGATACTTCAGGGTCACTCATAGTTCACGCAGCTGTTGAAATTGCCGGAATGAATATGGTGATGAGTGGGGGAGATTCTTCcaacttgtctttcttgcctTCTGGATTCGCAATTTTACCTGACTGTTTCCCGGATTCCAGCAAGCCCCCTAGTGCCAATGAGAGTGGTGGTTCTTTTCTGACTTTAGGATTCCAGATACTGGTGAACAACCTGCCAGCAGCCAAGCTAACAATGGAATCCATCTACACCATCAAATCCCTCATTGCTCGTACACTTCACGGTATCAAAACTGGACTCCATTCCAACTGA
- the LOC142548677 gene encoding uncharacterized protein LOC142548677 isoform X1, translating to MFSLFYGLWKYTFSKTEFHVLILGIDKAGKTTLLERLKSQYSNLEGLPPDRIVPTVGLNIGRVEVSNTKLVFWDLGGQPGLRSIWEKYYEEAHAVIFVVDAACPSRFEDSKSALEKVLRHEDLQGAPLLILANKQDLEEAVSSDELARYLDLKKLDERSYTFQSVSAFDGLGIKESVNWLVDAMERSKRSETLRVRAGSSVV from the exons ATGTTTTCACTGTTTTATGGATTGTGGAAGTATACTTTCAGTAAAACGGAGTTTCATGTTCTTATACTTGGAATTGATAAGGCTGGAAAAACG ACATTACTGGAGAGATTGAAATCACAGTATTCAAACTTGGAAGGTCTTCCTCCAGATCGAATTGTTCCAACTGTTGGACTTAATATCGGTCGTGTCGAAGTGTCAAACACAAAACTTGTATTCTGGGACCTGGGAGGTCAG CCTGGTCTTCGCTCTATTTGGGAAAAATACTATGAAGAGGCACATGCTGTGATTTTCGTAGTTGATGCTGCTTGTCCATCACGTTTTGAGGATTCGAAATCTGCACTTG aaaaggttCTTCGGCATGAGGATCTACAAGGAGCTCCACTACTGATATTAGCCAACAAACAG GATCTTGAAGAAGCTGTATCATCTGATGAACTTGCCCGATATCTGGACCTCAAGAAATTGGACGAGAGATCTTATACATTTCAATCTGTTTCTGCATTTGATGG GTTGGGTATAAAAGAAAGTGTGAACTGGCTGGTAGATGCTATGGAGAGAAGCAAGAGAAGTGAAACGTTGAGGGTTCGTGCAGGCTCTAGTGTTGTTTGA
- the LOC142548677 gene encoding uncharacterized protein LOC142548677 isoform X2 codes for MFSLFYGLWKYTFSKTEFHVLILGIDKAGKTTLLERLKSQYSNLEGLPPDRIVPTVGLNIGRVEVSNTKLVFWDLGGQPGLRSIWEKYYEEAHAVIFVVDAACPSRFEDSKSALEKVLRHEDLQGAPLLILANKQDLEEAVSSDELARYLDLKKLDERSYTFQSVSAFDGFWNLTVGWV; via the exons ATGTTTTCACTGTTTTATGGATTGTGGAAGTATACTTTCAGTAAAACGGAGTTTCATGTTCTTATACTTGGAATTGATAAGGCTGGAAAAACG ACATTACTGGAGAGATTGAAATCACAGTATTCAAACTTGGAAGGTCTTCCTCCAGATCGAATTGTTCCAACTGTTGGACTTAATATCGGTCGTGTCGAAGTGTCAAACACAAAACTTGTATTCTGGGACCTGGGAGGTCAG CCTGGTCTTCGCTCTATTTGGGAAAAATACTATGAAGAGGCACATGCTGTGATTTTCGTAGTTGATGCTGCTTGTCCATCACGTTTTGAGGATTCGAAATCTGCACTTG aaaaggttCTTCGGCATGAGGATCTACAAGGAGCTCCACTACTGATATTAGCCAACAAACAG GATCTTGAAGAAGCTGTATCATCTGATGAACTTGCCCGATATCTGGACCTCAAGAAATTGGACGAGAGATCTTATACATTTCAATCTGTTTCTGCATTTGATGG GTTCTGGAATCTTACCGTAGGTTGGGTATAA
- the LOC142548676 gene encoding homeobox-leucine zipper protein HDG1-like isoform X2, with translation MSFGDFILKNSRGLRDDSGIAAMVADGLFNPKSNNSMSYPLQMVHSSSPQLIFNSSPLSLALPKRENTAEMGLMGKGFDNNLSGRTKEDEFGSPSSDNFEAASGDDQETLENKSSKRKKYHRHTPFQIQELEACFKENPHPDEKSRLELGRRLGLDVRQVKFWFQNRRTQIKTQLERHENSILKQENDKLRIENITMKEAMRGPMCNNCGSPAILGEVHIEHHHLMIENARLKDELNRLGVLANKFLGTPAGSMHPVMGNSRFDLGVIRDGFCDLNYTESQLPLGLDFGDRVSSDFPLGPPIGLTMGMNSIDVPYNKSVFLDLALAAMNELIKLSQLDSPLWFRSLEGGGETLNLEEYRKTFSPCTGVSSSNLMTEATRSTGTIILNCEAIMETLLDVNRWTEMFPWIIGNASILDLVFSGSGGKRNGVLLLMEAEFQVLSPLVPVRQAKFLRFCKQHKEDVWAVVDVSIDTIFQNPSLNASVNCRRLPSGIVVQDMSNGSSKVTWIEHTEYDESAIHEIYKPLLRSGIGFGAQKWISILQRQCELAATITSSTVSAENNLALTLNGKKSLAKLAQRMTRNFCTGVCSTVHKWEIVQSDINTDDTKLAIRKSYGDLGEPSGVILSATTTVWMPVSPIRLFEFLQDEKARVHWDVLSQDGPTQQILYIPKSQEPGNSISILRGNAPPTSRNGVLILQDTFFDTSGSLIVHAAVEIAGMNMVMSGGDSSNLSFLPSGFAILPDCFPDSSKPPSANESGGSFLTLGFQILVNNLPAAKLTMESIYTIKSLIARTLHGIKTGLHSN, from the exons ATGAGTTTTGGGGATTTCATTTTGAAAAATAGCAGAGGTCTAAGGGACGACAGTGGCATTGCTGCAATGGTTGCTGATGGTTTATTCAACCCAAAGTCTAATAACTCCATGTCTTATCCTCTGCAGATGGTTCATTCATCTTCTCCTCAACTCATTTTCAACTCTTCGCCGCTTTCTCTTGCCCTG CCAAAGAGGGAGAATACTGCGGAAATGGGGTTGATGGGGAAAGGTTTTGACAATAATTTAAGTGGAAGGACAAAGGAGGATGAGTTTGGGAGCCCTTCAAGCGATAACTTTGAAGCTGCATCAGGGGATGATCAAGAAACGCTTGAAAATAAGTCATCAAAAAGGAAGAAATATCACAGGCACACGCCTTTTCAAATTCAAGAACTCGAGGC TTGTTTCAAGGAAAATCCTCATCCTGACGAGAAATCAAGATTAGAACTAGGAAGAAGACTAGGATTGGATGTTAGGCAGGTCAAATTTTGGTTTCAGAATAGAAGGACTCAAATCAAG ACCCAATTAGAACGTCATGAAAATTCAATCCTAAAACAAGAAAATGATAAGCTCCGCATTGAGAACATTACCATGAAGGAAGCAATGAGAGGCCCAATGTGCAACAACTGTGGTAGCCCAGCTATTCTTGGGGAAGTGCATATTGAGCATCACCATCTAATGATCGAAAATGCACGTCTGAAAGATGAGCTTAACCGACTTGGAGTCTTGGCAAACAAATTCTTGGGTACACCTGCAGGTTCAATGCACCCTGTAATGGGAAACTCAAGATTTGATCTTGGTGTCATTAGGGATGGATTCTGTGATTTGAATTATACGGAATCTCAATTGCCCTTGGGACTTGATTTCGGCGATCGAGTTTCAAGTGATTTCCCTCTTGGGCCCCCAATCGGACTTACAATGGGCATGAATAGTATTGATGTTCCTTACAACAAATCCGTGTTTCTTGATCTGGCATTGGCTGCAATGAATGAGCTTATAAAGCTGTCCCAACTAGACAGCCCTCTATGGTTCCGAAGTTTGGAAGGAGGTGGAGAAACATTAAATCTTGAGGAGTACAGAAAGACATTTTCGCCTTGCACAGGTGTGAGTTCCAGTAATCTTATGACAGAAGCAACAAGATCTACTGGTACAATAATTCTAAACTGCGAGGCCATCATGGAAACTTTATTGGATGTG AATCGTTGGACAGAAATGTTTCCATGGATCATCGGCAACGCCTCAATTCTTGACTTGGTTTTTAGTGGCTCCGGTGGAAAACGAAACGGGGTACTGCTACTG ATGGAAGCTGAATTCCAAGTGTTATCACCTCTGGTACCTGTTCGGCAAGCAAAGTTTCTTCGTTTCTGCAAGCAGCATAAGGAAGACGTTTGGGCTGTCGTTGATGTGTCCATTGACACCATCTTCCAAAATCCAAGCTTAAATGCATCTGTCAATTGCAGGAGGCTCCCTTCCGGTATAGTTGTGCAAGATATGTCAAATGGTAGTTCAAAG GTTACCTGGATTGAGCACACGGAATACGATGAGAGTGCTATCCATGAAATCTACAAGCCATTACTTCGATCCGGCATAGGTTTTGGCGCCCAGAAATGGATTTCAATCCTGCAGCGGCAATGTGAGCTTGCTGCTACTATCACGTCTTCTACTGTCTCCGCAGAAAATAATTTGG CACTTACTCTGAATGGTAAGAAGAGCTTAGCAAAACTGGCACAACGAATGACTCGAAACTTCTGCACTGGTGTTTGTTCCACGGTTCACAAGTGGGAAATAGTGCAATCTGATATTAATACTGATGATACGAAGTTGGCGATACGTAAGAGCTATGGTGACTTGGGGGAGCCGTCTGGTGTCATACTGAGTGCTACTACGACTGTTTGGATGCCGGTGTCACCAATACGTTTGTTTGAATTCTTACAGGATGAAAAAGCCCGAGTCCATTGGGATGTCTTATCCCAAGATGGGCCGACACAGCAAATTTTGTACATCCCCAAAAGCCAGGAGCCTGGCAATAGTATTTCTATCCTCCGAGGCAAT GCTCCTCCTACCAGCCGAAACGGGGTGCTGATTTTGCAAGACACTTTCTTTGATACTTCAGGGTCACTCATAGTTCACGCAGCTGTTGAAATTGCCGGAATGAATATGGTGATGAGTGGGGGAGATTCTTCcaacttgtctttcttgcctTCTGGATTCGCAATTTTACCTGACTGTTTCCCGGATTCCAGCAAGCCCCCTAGTGCCAATGAGAGTGGTGGTTCTTTTCTGACTTTAGGATTCCAGATACTGGTGAACAACCTGCCAGCAGCCAAGCTAACAATGGAATCCATCTACACCATCAAATCCCTCATTGCTCGTACACTTCACGGTATCAAAACTGGACTCCATTCCAACTGA
- the LOC142548676 gene encoding homeobox-leucine zipper protein HDG1-like isoform X1 produces MSFGDFILKNSRGLRDDSGIAAMVADGLFNPKSNNSMSYPLQMVHSSSPQLIFNSSPLSLALQPKRENTAEMGLMGKGFDNNLSGRTKEDEFGSPSSDNFEAASGDDQETLENKSSKRKKYHRHTPFQIQELEACFKENPHPDEKSRLELGRRLGLDVRQVKFWFQNRRTQIKTQLERHENSILKQENDKLRIENITMKEAMRGPMCNNCGSPAILGEVHIEHHHLMIENARLKDELNRLGVLANKFLGTPAGSMHPVMGNSRFDLGVIRDGFCDLNYTESQLPLGLDFGDRVSSDFPLGPPIGLTMGMNSIDVPYNKSVFLDLALAAMNELIKLSQLDSPLWFRSLEGGGETLNLEEYRKTFSPCTGVSSSNLMTEATRSTGTIILNCEAIMETLLDVNRWTEMFPWIIGNASILDLVFSGSGGKRNGVLLLMEAEFQVLSPLVPVRQAKFLRFCKQHKEDVWAVVDVSIDTIFQNPSLNASVNCRRLPSGIVVQDMSNGSSKVTWIEHTEYDESAIHEIYKPLLRSGIGFGAQKWISILQRQCELAATITSSTVSAENNLALTLNGKKSLAKLAQRMTRNFCTGVCSTVHKWEIVQSDINTDDTKLAIRKSYGDLGEPSGVILSATTTVWMPVSPIRLFEFLQDEKARVHWDVLSQDGPTQQILYIPKSQEPGNSISILRGNAPPTSRNGVLILQDTFFDTSGSLIVHAAVEIAGMNMVMSGGDSSNLSFLPSGFAILPDCFPDSSKPPSANESGGSFLTLGFQILVNNLPAAKLTMESIYTIKSLIARTLHGIKTGLHSN; encoded by the exons ATGAGTTTTGGGGATTTCATTTTGAAAAATAGCAGAGGTCTAAGGGACGACAGTGGCATTGCTGCAATGGTTGCTGATGGTTTATTCAACCCAAAGTCTAATAACTCCATGTCTTATCCTCTGCAGATGGTTCATTCATCTTCTCCTCAACTCATTTTCAACTCTTCGCCGCTTTCTCTTGCCCTG CAGCCAAAGAGGGAGAATACTGCGGAAATGGGGTTGATGGGGAAAGGTTTTGACAATAATTTAAGTGGAAGGACAAAGGAGGATGAGTTTGGGAGCCCTTCAAGCGATAACTTTGAAGCTGCATCAGGGGATGATCAAGAAACGCTTGAAAATAAGTCATCAAAAAGGAAGAAATATCACAGGCACACGCCTTTTCAAATTCAAGAACTCGAGGC TTGTTTCAAGGAAAATCCTCATCCTGACGAGAAATCAAGATTAGAACTAGGAAGAAGACTAGGATTGGATGTTAGGCAGGTCAAATTTTGGTTTCAGAATAGAAGGACTCAAATCAAG ACCCAATTAGAACGTCATGAAAATTCAATCCTAAAACAAGAAAATGATAAGCTCCGCATTGAGAACATTACCATGAAGGAAGCAATGAGAGGCCCAATGTGCAACAACTGTGGTAGCCCAGCTATTCTTGGGGAAGTGCATATTGAGCATCACCATCTAATGATCGAAAATGCACGTCTGAAAGATGAGCTTAACCGACTTGGAGTCTTGGCAAACAAATTCTTGGGTACACCTGCAGGTTCAATGCACCCTGTAATGGGAAACTCAAGATTTGATCTTGGTGTCATTAGGGATGGATTCTGTGATTTGAATTATACGGAATCTCAATTGCCCTTGGGACTTGATTTCGGCGATCGAGTTTCAAGTGATTTCCCTCTTGGGCCCCCAATCGGACTTACAATGGGCATGAATAGTATTGATGTTCCTTACAACAAATCCGTGTTTCTTGATCTGGCATTGGCTGCAATGAATGAGCTTATAAAGCTGTCCCAACTAGACAGCCCTCTATGGTTCCGAAGTTTGGAAGGAGGTGGAGAAACATTAAATCTTGAGGAGTACAGAAAGACATTTTCGCCTTGCACAGGTGTGAGTTCCAGTAATCTTATGACAGAAGCAACAAGATCTACTGGTACAATAATTCTAAACTGCGAGGCCATCATGGAAACTTTATTGGATGTG AATCGTTGGACAGAAATGTTTCCATGGATCATCGGCAACGCCTCAATTCTTGACTTGGTTTTTAGTGGCTCCGGTGGAAAACGAAACGGGGTACTGCTACTG ATGGAAGCTGAATTCCAAGTGTTATCACCTCTGGTACCTGTTCGGCAAGCAAAGTTTCTTCGTTTCTGCAAGCAGCATAAGGAAGACGTTTGGGCTGTCGTTGATGTGTCCATTGACACCATCTTCCAAAATCCAAGCTTAAATGCATCTGTCAATTGCAGGAGGCTCCCTTCCGGTATAGTTGTGCAAGATATGTCAAATGGTAGTTCAAAG GTTACCTGGATTGAGCACACGGAATACGATGAGAGTGCTATCCATGAAATCTACAAGCCATTACTTCGATCCGGCATAGGTTTTGGCGCCCAGAAATGGATTTCAATCCTGCAGCGGCAATGTGAGCTTGCTGCTACTATCACGTCTTCTACTGTCTCCGCAGAAAATAATTTGG CACTTACTCTGAATGGTAAGAAGAGCTTAGCAAAACTGGCACAACGAATGACTCGAAACTTCTGCACTGGTGTTTGTTCCACGGTTCACAAGTGGGAAATAGTGCAATCTGATATTAATACTGATGATACGAAGTTGGCGATACGTAAGAGCTATGGTGACTTGGGGGAGCCGTCTGGTGTCATACTGAGTGCTACTACGACTGTTTGGATGCCGGTGTCACCAATACGTTTGTTTGAATTCTTACAGGATGAAAAAGCCCGAGTCCATTGGGATGTCTTATCCCAAGATGGGCCGACACAGCAAATTTTGTACATCCCCAAAAGCCAGGAGCCTGGCAATAGTATTTCTATCCTCCGAGGCAAT GCTCCTCCTACCAGCCGAAACGGGGTGCTGATTTTGCAAGACACTTTCTTTGATACTTCAGGGTCACTCATAGTTCACGCAGCTGTTGAAATTGCCGGAATGAATATGGTGATGAGTGGGGGAGATTCTTCcaacttgtctttcttgcctTCTGGATTCGCAATTTTACCTGACTGTTTCCCGGATTCCAGCAAGCCCCCTAGTGCCAATGAGAGTGGTGGTTCTTTTCTGACTTTAGGATTCCAGATACTGGTGAACAACCTGCCAGCAGCCAAGCTAACAATGGAATCCATCTACACCATCAAATCCCTCATTGCTCGTACACTTCACGGTATCAAAACTGGACTCCATTCCAACTGA